In Sphaerisporangium krabiense, the DNA window GGTCAAGGACGTCCCCGTCCTGTTCGGCTCCGCCACCTACGAGGGGTTCGTCGCGCCCCTGGACGACAGCGTGGTCGAGCGCCTGCGCGACGCCGGGACGATCATGATCGGCAAGACGGCCACACCCGAGTTCGGCCTCCCCTGCTACACCGAGACCGACGTCTCGCCCCCGGCGCGCACTCCGTGGGACCTGAGCAGGTCCGCGGGCGGTTCGAGCGGCGGGGCCGCGGCGGCGGTCGCCGCGGGGCTGGCCCCGGCCGCGCACGGCAGCGACGGCGCGGGCTCGATCCGCATCCCCGCCTCGGTGTGCGGCCTGTACGGCATCAAGCCCACCCGCGGGCGCATCTCGTTCGCCCCGATCGTCCCCGACCTCGCGGGACTGTCCACCAACGGCCCGCTGGCCCGCACGGTCGCCGACGCCGCCGCGCTGCTGGACGTCATGGCGCACAACCAGCCGGGCGACCTGTACGTCGCCCCTCCGTCCCCGATCGGCTTCGCCGAGGCCGCAACCCGGCCGCCGGGCCGCCTCAGGATCGGCCGCTACGCCACGCCGGTCGTGCCGGGCGCCGAGGTCCACCCGGACGTCCTCGCCGCCTACGAGGACGCCTCGCGCCTGCTGGCCTCGCTCGGCCACGAGATCGTGGACATGCCCGCGCCGTTCGACTCCTCGATCGTCGCCGAGTTCGAGAAGCTGTGGTTCTGCTTCGCCTGCATGCACCCGGTGGACCCGTCGCTGGAACCCCGGCTCCGGCCCTTGACGCGATGGCTGCGCGAGCGCGGCTTCGCCACCAGCGCCCCGGACTTCCTGCAGGCCCAGGCGGCTCTCCAGACGGCC includes these proteins:
- a CDS encoding amidase, encoding MAQIHDLTALELAAAVRSRELSPVEVTKHYLERVERLGPEVGAFVTPTPERALEQARDAEETVMRGGDLPPLLGVPVPIKDLNLVKDVPVLFGSATYEGFVAPLDDSVVERLRDAGTIMIGKTATPEFGLPCYTETDVSPPARTPWDLSRSAGGSSGGAAAAVAAGLAPAAHGSDGAGSIRIPASVCGLYGIKPTRGRISFAPIVPDLAGLSTNGPLARTVADAAALLDVMAHNQPGDLYVAPPSPIGFAEAATRPPGRLRIGRYATPVVPGAEVHPDVLAAYEDASRLLASLGHEIVDMPAPFDSSIVAEFEKLWFCFACMHPVDPSLEPRLRPLTRWLRERGFATSAPDFLQAQAALQTATRFAFLVMNEFDAVLTPTVTQPPAPVGWFEDADDPQVTFERMERFAPFAATCNVSGQPAVNLPLHWTEAGLPIGVMLAGRFGDEATLISLSAQVEAAVGGFWGERRPALW